The genomic segment CAGACCGATCACCAGGATCGTGCCGGTGAGTCCCGCGACGTCGAGCAGGACACCGGCCAGCAGCCCGCCGACCGGGATGCCGGCGAGCATCAGCGCGTTGCGGGCCGACAACACCCGTCCCAGCGCGGTGGCCGGCGTACGTTCCTGGAACGCGGTCGCGACCAGCGGGCCGAGCGGCGCCATCACCAGGCCGGACGCGGCCATCAGGACCGCCGTGCCGACCGGACCCGGAATGGCCGCCAGCGCCAGGACCGTACCGGCCGTGCCGAAGCAGGAGATCAACAGCCAGGCCCGGCGGGGCAGGCGGCGGGCGACGACCGCGAACAGCAGGGCACCCGCCAGCGCCCCGCCGCCGACGGCAGCCAGCATGCCGGCGAAGTGCAGGGCACTGCCGAACACCTCCGCGGCGTAGGCCAGCAGCACGATCGAGTAGAGGCTGCTGATCAGCGTGTTCAGCGCGGTCCCGACCAGGGTCAGAGCGACCAGCAGACGGTCCCGCCAGAGCACCGCGAGCCCGTCCCGCAGCGACCGCCCGTACCCCCGTACCCCGCTTGGGGCCGTGGCGGTGTCAGCCTGCGCCGCAGCCGGGGTGTCGGCCGCTCCCGCGGACCCGGCGGCGGCCGCTGGCTGGGCCGCCGGGGGCGCGTCCGGGCGGCGGCGGCCCGGCACCACGGCCAGCAGCAGTACCGCGGCGACCAGGCAGGCGGCGGTGTCCACCCAGAGCACGGTGTCGGCGCCGAGCAGCGCGAGCGCGACGCCGGCCACCACCGGCATGATCAACAGTGCGAACCGGTCGATCGCGGCGAGGACCGCGTTCGCCGATTCCAGCGACACCCGGGCCGCCCGGGCGGCGTCCGGGACCAGGGCCTCGACCGCCACGCTGGCCACCGAGTCCAGCGCGCTGGCGACGAAGACCAGCGCGAGCAGCTGCCAGAGGGCGAGCACGTCCAACCTGAACAGCAGCGGCACCAGACCGATCGCCGATCCGGCGATGACCAGGCTGCCGACCGACGAGCGCTTCGCGCCGGTGCGGTCGATGAGCGCCCCGGCGAAGAACCCGACAAGCGCGATACCCAACCCCGAACTCGCCACCGCCAGACCGGTCTGGGTTCCGCTGCCGGTGATCTGCAGGACGAACCAGGGCAGCGCCACGACGCTCACCGTCCGGCCGGTACTGGCCACGGCCTTGGCGCTCCAGACCGCGAACAACGCGGCCCGGGCGGCCGGTCGCGCGTCGGACTTCGCCGGCCCGTCCGGTTGCTCGTCGCGCCGGTCAGCGACCGGCGCGCCGGCGTCCCGCTGAGGTGCCTCCGATACGGCGGTCACGTGTCAACTCCGATCACCTCGGGTGGTTGCCGGCCCGAGACCGGTCCCGCGACGACGTTCGCACCGTGGCCGTCCCGCTACATCGGTAGGAACACGCAAAGGCGTACGCCAGTGCCCCGCCGACCGCCGCCCCACCGATTCGGTAACTCCGGTTGCGTATTCCTACGGATGTGCCGGGCGACGGCCGGTGACAGCGTTCGTGCTGCGACCGGCGGACCTTCGCGACTGGGGTGGCGGTTACCGACCACTCCGTTCGCGGGGCCGGCGCATGTGATTACCGCGTCGGCACCGCGAAGGAGGTGAACACCATGTCGAAGGCCTTCCGCGTCATTGTCATCAACAACTAGGGGAGACCGCTGGCCGCCGCCGATCGCGGGTGACAGCCCCGGCATCCGGCGACCAGGTGACCCGTTCCTCCAGCTGGTGAAGGAGGTGAACACCATGTCGAAGACCCTCCGCGTCATCATCATCAACTGATCCGGGCCGGCCGTGGCGCGGGTCTGCAGCCCGCGCCACGGCGGCTGGTACGGAAGAAGGCAGGACGTCATGCACCAGCAGCACGGTCGGTACCGGTTGACGCCGCTGAGCGTCCCGCGTGCCGCGCAGCGGTGCCCACAGCGGACCGTCGAGGTCGGCGACGCGGACGGCACCTGCCAGATCTTCACCCGCGATGTCGTGAGTGGACACAGGCGGCAGGCGACAACGGCGCCGCACGGTGTGGACCAGTGCGAGATCGAGCCGGACGGCGCGTACCTCTGGTGGTTCGACGCCGACCCCGACGGCGTCGGCCGCTGGCGGCGGCAGCCGTTCTCCGGCGGGCCGGTACGCCCGGTCCTGGCCGGCCTACCGGCCGGCCGGATGTACGGCACGGGACTGGCCGACCCGACCGACGCGGCACCCACCGCCGCCATCGGCCTGGGAATCGCCGGGGAGAGCCGGTGCTACCTCGGCGAACCGGGCGGGACCGGCCGGCTGGTCTGGTCCGCCCCCGGCTACCAGGCCCTGATCGACCTGGCACCCCGAGCCGACCTGCTCGTGCTGGCCGGCGCACCCGGCGGCCGGGACGCCGTCACGGTCGTCGCCGCGCAGACCGGACGGCCGGTGGCCCGGATCGCCGGCGACCCGCGCCGACCGATCTGGCCGATGGAGTTCCGGCCCGACCCGGACGCCGAGCCGGAGCTGCTGCTGATCGTCGCCGACCGCGGGCGGTACACCCTCGCCACCTGGCGCCCGGCGGCCGGCCTGCGGGTGCACGACTGGTTGCCGTTCCAGTCGGAGATCTCCGCCCAGTGGTACGGCCCAGACCGGACCGTCCTGGTGCAGCAGGACTGGGCCGGCCGCAGCCGGCTGCGTACGGTCCGGCTGGACAGCGGCGCCGTCGACCCGGTACCGACCCCACCCGGCACCATCACCGACACGTACGCCGCTCCCGGCGGTCCGCTGCGCTGCGTCTGGAGCCGGATCGGCCAGCCGCCCCGGATCCTGACCCTGCCCACCACCACCACCGGCTCGGCGACCCAACCGGTGCGGCCGGTCCCGGCCGGCGCCCCGGACGTCCGGGCCGCCCGGGACCGGGATCTGTCGACCAGCCGCGGCTACGGCCAGATCCACAGCTTTCTGACCACCCCGCCCGGCCCCGGCCCCTGGCCGACCCTGTTCCTGGTCCACGGCGGGCCGGCCAGCCACGACCGGGACTGCTACGACCCCCGGGTCGAGTTGCTGGTCGACGCCGGGTTCGCGGTGGTGCGGACCAACTACCGGGGATCCACCGGCTACGGCGCCGGCTGGCGCCGGATCGACCCCGACCGGGTCGGCCTGGCCCAGCTCGACGACCTGGTGGCCGTCCGGGCCCAGCTCGTCCGCGCCGGGGTCGCCGAGCCCGGCCGGATCGGCCTGATGGGTCACTCGTGGGGTGGCTACCTGACCCTGCTCGGACTCGGCGCGACGCCGCACCTGTGGGACGTCGGGCTGGCCGGCGCACCGGTCGCGGACTACCCGGCCGCCTACCGGACCGGTACCCCCGCGCTGCGCGAGGTGGACCGCGAACTCTTCGGCGGCACCCCGGACGAGGTGCCCGACCGGTACCGCACCGCCTCCCCGCTGACCTATGTGGACGACGTACGGGCGCCGGTGCTGATCGCCGCCGCCCCGGACGACCCGAAGTGTCCCTGGACGCAGGTCGAGCGGTACGCCGACGCGCTGCGCCGCCGCGGCGCCCGGTACCGGCTGCTGCGCACCGGTGGCGGTCACGCGAGCCGGGACGCGGCCGACCACGTCGCGGTCCTGATCGCGATGCGTGACTTCGCCCGCGCGGTGTTCGGCGGTGCGACAACGAGCGTCTCCGGAGCGGACGGGCCACGAGCGCCGCGCCGCGCCGGGATCGAGGTAACGGACGCACCGGCCCGGCAGCCGGCCACGAGCCTGCTGCCGGGCCCGGCTCAACCGGCCGGCGCGCGCTGACCCGCGCGCGCCGGCCGGTGGCCAGCCACGACAGGGGAGGGAGGTGAAAACTGTGAAGCGACGCAGCATCCAGAACGACCCGATCACCACCGCGGAGCGCGACCGGGGACTCGTCGTCCCGATCCGGATCTTCCTGAACGCGGTCGATCCCGCGCCGGCGACCGGCGACGGCGCCACCGACGTCGACCCGGGCGCCCAGCCCCGTACCGGCCGTCGGTGACCCCGAACTACCACCCCCGACCGGAACACACGTATGCGGCCCGTTCCGGGGCGCCGACCGGCGCCCCGGAACGACGCCCCCCAGGAGGTGCGGCACCATGCGGATCGTCCTCGTCCACATGCCGTGGGCGCCCATCGACATCCCCTCCCTCGCGCTCGGCATTCTCCGGACGGCCGCCGAACGACAGGGCCACGAGGTGCACGTCCGGTACGCCAACCTCGACCTCGTCGACTGGCTCACCAAGCGGACCTCGTTCGACCTGGGGAGCTACCAGTTCTACTCCGAGTCGTCCTACTTCCAGGGCGCCGGCGACTGGGTCTTCTCCAGCGCGCTCTACCACCCGCGGGACGGCCACGCCGAGCGGTTCGCCCACCTGCTGGCCCGGGAGGGTGCCGGCCAGGACGAGATCGAGCTCAGCGCCGAGCTGTACCAGCTCGCCCCGGAGTTCATCGAACACCTGGTCGCCGACCTCGCCGACCTGGCCCCCGACCTGGTGGGCTTCACCACCACCTTCCAGCAGAACACCGCCAGCCTGGCCGCGGCCCGACTGCTCAAGCAGCGGCTGCCGGCCGTGCGTACCGTCTTCGGCGGGGCCAACTGCGACGGGCCGCAGGGCGCGGCCCTGCACCGCAACTTCCCGTTCCTCGACCACGTCGTACGGGGCGAGGGGGAGATTGCGTTCCCGGACCTGCTCACCGCGCTCGCCGGTCAGCCGCCGGACGGCCGGGTCGACGCCGAGCTGGCGGCCATCCCCGGGCTGTGCTGGCGGAAACCGGACGGGACGTCGGTGGCCAACCCGATGGCCCGTCGACCGTTGCCGCCCGGCGAGATCCTGCCGCCCACCTTCGACGGTTTCTTCGACCGGCTGGACGCCTCCGCGGCCAGCGGCTGGGTGGAGCCCCGACTGGTGGTCGAGGGCGCCCGGGGCTGCTGGTGGGGGGAGAAGCACCACTGCACCTTCTGCGGGCTCAACGGGTCGTTCATGGAGTTCCGCAGCAAGAGCCCGGACCGCTTCTACACCGAGGTGGTCGAGCTGGCCCGCCGGCACCGGCTGCTGGACTTCTTCGTCGTCGACAACATCCTGGACATGGGTTACTTCGACTCGGTGTTGGCCCGGCTGGTCGAATCCGGCTACGACCTGCGGATGCAGTACGAGGTCAAGTCGAACCTGCGGCGCGACCACTTCCAGCGGCTCGCCGACTCGGGCGCGGTCTACGTGCAACCCGGCATCGAGAGCCTCAACAGTCACGTGTTGAAGCTGATGGACAAGGGCGTCTCCGGCTGCCAGAACGTGCGCGCGCTGCGGGACGCCGAGAGCGCCGGCGTCACCACGACCTGGAACTACCTCTACGGCTTCCCGGGCGAGACCCCGGCGGACTACCTGGACATCATCGAACAGGTGCCCCGGCTGCACCACCTGGCGCCGCCGGTCGGGGTGAGCCGGATAGCGATCGAACGCTTCAGCCCGTACTTCAACCGGCCGGAGCTCGGTTTCGCCGACCTCCGCCCGGCCCCGCAGTACGCCGAGACGTACCTGCTGCCGGAGTCGGAGCTGGCCGAACTCGCCTACCTCTTCTCCGCCCCGCCCCAGGGCATCGGCGAGGAGCTGGGGGGCACCCTGCGCGCCCGACTCGACGAGTGGCGCGAGGCGTACCCGGACAGCCGGCTCGGCTACCACGACCTCGGCGACCGGATCGTCCTGGTCAGCCAGCGGGCCGCGTACGACTGGCGGGTGCTGGAGCTGACCGCGGACCTGGAGCTCGCGCTGTTCCGGCTGCTGCACCAGCCGCGGACACCAGCGGTCCTCGCCGAGCGGACCGCCGCGGTCGGCGGTGACCCCGCGCGGGTCGCCGCGATCCTGGCCGACTGGTCCGACCTGGGCCTGGTCTTCACCGACGCGGGGACCTGGATCCAGGTGGCCACCGAGGCGAACAATCAGATGCTGCTCCGGGTCCAGCACCGGCACCGGCCGGCCCACGGACCGGCCGCCGACGAACCGGCCCGGCAGCCGGTCCGGTCGTGACCACCGCCGGCCGAGCCGCCCCGCGGGCGGAGAGGAGACGCGACGTGCCTACGACAACCGACCGGACCGGGGTCACCGTGCAACTGTGGCGCGACCACGAACCGGCGCTGCGCGACCGGCCGGGCATGGCGCTCGGCCGGCACCGGGTGCCCGCCGACCGGGCCGGGCGGGCCGCCGAGTTCTACCGGACCGGGGCCCGCGGCGCGCGGATCGAGGAACCGGTCGACCTCTGCGCCGCCGGCAGCGGCGGCACGCTGGCCCTGATCCGCGAGCTGACGAGCTGGGGGATCGCGGTCGAGTGGACGGCTCGCTGCCGGGCCGCCTGCCGCGATCCCGAACTGCTCGGCCACCTCTGGCCACCGACCCAGGTCTGGTGCGGCCCGGACTCCGCCGAGACCACCCGCCGTTGGCGGGAGCGGTTCTTCCCGGCCAAGTGCGTCTACCGATGCGGGCCGGACTTCATCGAGATCCGCGACCGCCGGTTCGGCACACTGGAGCTGTTCACCGTCGACGACCCGGAGTGGATCGACGCGGTCCTGGTGATGGGGGAGGGCGTCCCGGCGGAAGCGGTGCCGGCCGACGCCCGGGCCGCCTTCGCCGAGGCCCGCCTGACCCTGGAACGCGACGGGGAGCTCTGGTGGCTGCCGGCGCGCATCCGCCGCTGGCCGTTCCCACCGCTGCTGGTCTAGGAGGCCGCGATGACCACCGCCGTCGAGCCGACCGCGCCCGCCGTCCCCGACGACCCGTACCCGACCCTGGCGGCGCTGCGCGCCGCCGGACCGGTGACCCTCATCCACACCGCGGAGGGCCTGCCGGTCTGGCTGGTCACCGGCTACCACGAGGTACGC from the Solwaraspora sp. WMMD1047 genome contains:
- a CDS encoding MFS transporter gives rise to the protein MTAVSEAPQRDAGAPVADRRDEQPDGPAKSDARPAARAALFAVWSAKAVASTGRTVSVVALPWFVLQITGSGTQTGLAVASSGLGIALVGFFAGALIDRTGAKRSSVGSLVIAGSAIGLVPLLFRLDVLALWQLLALVFVASALDSVASVAVEALVPDAARAARVSLESANAVLAAIDRFALLIMPVVAGVALALLGADTVLWVDTAACLVAAVLLLAVVPGRRRPDAPPAAQPAAAAGSAGAADTPAAAQADTATAPSGVRGYGRSLRDGLAVLWRDRLLVALTLVGTALNTLISSLYSIVLLAYAAEVFGSALHFAGMLAAVGGGALAGALLFAVVARRLPRRAWLLISCFGTAGTVLALAAIPGPVGTAVLMAASGLVMAPLGPLVATAFQERTPATALGRVLSARNALMLAGIPVGGLLAGVLLDVAGLTGTILVIGLLTAAVATVAVGLPALRGLDAPRRDSAVPA
- a CDS encoding DUF5825 family protein; translated protein: MPTTTDRTGVTVQLWRDHEPALRDRPGMALGRHRVPADRAGRAAEFYRTGARGARIEEPVDLCAAGSGGTLALIRELTSWGIAVEWTARCRAACRDPELLGHLWPPTQVWCGPDSAETTRRWRERFFPAKCVYRCGPDFIEIRDRRFGTLELFTVDDPEWIDAVLVMGEGVPAEAVPADARAAFAEARLTLERDGELWWLPARIRRWPFPPLLV
- a CDS encoding alpha/beta fold hydrolase, with protein sequence MHQQHGRYRLTPLSVPRAAQRCPQRTVEVGDADGTCQIFTRDVVSGHRRQATTAPHGVDQCEIEPDGAYLWWFDADPDGVGRWRRQPFSGGPVRPVLAGLPAGRMYGTGLADPTDAAPTAAIGLGIAGESRCYLGEPGGTGRLVWSAPGYQALIDLAPRADLLVLAGAPGGRDAVTVVAAQTGRPVARIAGDPRRPIWPMEFRPDPDAEPELLLIVADRGRYTLATWRPAAGLRVHDWLPFQSEISAQWYGPDRTVLVQQDWAGRSRLRTVRLDSGAVDPVPTPPGTITDTYAAPGGPLRCVWSRIGQPPRILTLPTTTTGSATQPVRPVPAGAPDVRAARDRDLSTSRGYGQIHSFLTTPPGPGPWPTLFLVHGGPASHDRDCYDPRVELLVDAGFAVVRTNYRGSTGYGAGWRRIDPDRVGLAQLDDLVAVRAQLVRAGVAEPGRIGLMGHSWGGYLTLLGLGATPHLWDVGLAGAPVADYPAAYRTGTPALREVDRELFGGTPDEVPDRYRTASPLTYVDDVRAPVLIAAAPDDPKCPWTQVERYADALRRRGARYRLLRTGGGHASRDAADHVAVLIAMRDFARAVFGGATTSVSGADGPRAPRRAGIEVTDAPARQPATSLLPGPAQPAGAR
- a CDS encoding RiPP maturation radical SAM C-methyltransferase; its protein translation is MRIVLVHMPWAPIDIPSLALGILRTAAERQGHEVHVRYANLDLVDWLTKRTSFDLGSYQFYSESSYFQGAGDWVFSSALYHPRDGHAERFAHLLAREGAGQDEIELSAELYQLAPEFIEHLVADLADLAPDLVGFTTTFQQNTASLAAARLLKQRLPAVRTVFGGANCDGPQGAALHRNFPFLDHVVRGEGEIAFPDLLTALAGQPPDGRVDAELAAIPGLCWRKPDGTSVANPMARRPLPPGEILPPTFDGFFDRLDASAASGWVEPRLVVEGARGCWWGEKHHCTFCGLNGSFMEFRSKSPDRFYTEVVELARRHRLLDFFVVDNILDMGYFDSVLARLVESGYDLRMQYEVKSNLRRDHFQRLADSGAVYVQPGIESLNSHVLKLMDKGVSGCQNVRALRDAESAGVTTTWNYLYGFPGETPADYLDIIEQVPRLHHLAPPVGVSRIAIERFSPYFNRPELGFADLRPAPQYAETYLLPESELAELAYLFSAPPQGIGEELGGTLRARLDEWREAYPDSRLGYHDLGDRIVLVSQRAAYDWRVLELTADLELALFRLLHQPRTPAVLAERTAAVGGDPARVAAILADWSDLGLVFTDAGTWIQVATEANNQMLLRVQHRHRPAHGPAADEPARQPVRS